A region from the Pseudomonas sp. P8_229 genome encodes:
- the dapB gene encoding 4-hydroxy-tetrahydrodipicolinate reductase: MRRIAVMGAAGRMGKILVEAVQQRAPLTGLTAAIVRPGSTLIGVDAGELASLGRIGVPLSGNLESVAEEFDVLIDFTLPEVMLKNLAFCRKAGKAMVIGTTGLDAAQKQLLAEAGKDIPIVFAANFSVGVNLSLKLLEMTARVLGDDADIEIIEAHHRHKIDAPSGTALRMGEVIAEALDRDLQKVAVYGREGHTGARERETIGFATVRGGDVVGDHTVLFACEGERLEITHKASSRMTFAKGAVRAALWLDAREPGLYDMQDVLDLH; encoded by the coding sequence ATGCGACGTATAGCTGTGATGGGCGCCGCCGGGCGCATGGGCAAGATCCTGGTCGAGGCCGTGCAGCAGCGCGCGCCGCTGACCGGCCTGACCGCGGCGATCGTTCGTCCCGGCAGTACGCTGATCGGGGTGGATGCCGGTGAGCTGGCTTCGCTGGGTCGCATCGGTGTGCCGTTGTCCGGCAATCTTGAGTCGGTGGCTGAAGAGTTCGATGTGCTGATCGATTTCACCTTGCCGGAAGTGATGCTGAAAAACCTCGCGTTCTGTCGCAAGGCCGGCAAGGCCATGGTCATCGGCACCACTGGGCTCGACGCTGCGCAGAAGCAACTGCTGGCCGAGGCGGGCAAGGATATTCCGATCGTCTTCGCGGCCAACTTCAGTGTCGGGGTCAACCTGTCGCTGAAGCTGCTCGAAATGACCGCCCGGGTGCTGGGCGATGATGCCGACATCGAAATCATCGAAGCGCATCACCGGCACAAGATTGACGCGCCTTCGGGCACGGCGCTGCGCATGGGTGAAGTGATCGCCGAGGCGCTGGATCGTGATCTGCAGAAGGTTGCGGTCTATGGCCGTGAAGGCCACACCGGTGCGCGCGAACGGGAAACCATCGGTTTCGCCACCGTTCGCGGTGGTGATGTGGTCGGCGATCACACCGTGCTGTTCGCCTGTGAGGGCGAGCGCCTGGAGATCACGCACAAGGCTTCCAGTCGCATGACTTTTGCCAAAGGCGCGGTGCGTGCGGCGTTGTGGCTGGATGCTCGCGAGCCGGGTCTGTATGACATGCAGGACGTGCTTGATCTGCATTAA
- the carA gene encoding glutamine-hydrolyzing carbamoyl-phosphate synthase small subunit, translating into MTKPAILALADGSIFRGEAIGADGQTVGEVVFNTAMTGYQEILTDPSYAQQIVTLTYPHIGNTGTTPEDAESDRVWSAGLVIRDLPLVASNWRNTMSLSDYLKANSVVAIAGIDTRRLTRILREKGAQNGCIMAGDNISEEAAIAAAQGFPGLKGMDLAKVVSTKEKYEWRSTVWDLKTDSHATIEASELPYHVVAYDYGVKLNILRMLVERGCRVTVVPAQTPAADVLALKPDGVFLSNGPGDPEPCDYAIKAIKEVLETEIPVFGICLGHQLLALASGAKTLKMGHGHHGANHPVQDLDTGVVMITSQNHGFAVDEATLPANVRAIHKSLFDGTLQGIERTDKSAFSFQGHPEASPGPNDVAPLFDRFINEMAKRR; encoded by the coding sequence TTGACTAAGCCAGCCATACTCGCCCTTGCTGATGGCAGCATTTTTCGCGGCGAAGCCATTGGAGCCGACGGTCAGACCGTTGGTGAGGTGGTGTTCAACACCGCAATGACCGGCTATCAGGAAATCCTTACCGATCCTTCCTACGCCCAACAGATCGTTACCCTGACTTACCCGCACATCGGCAACACCGGCACCACGCCGGAAGATGCCGAGTCCGACCGCGTATGGTCCGCTGGCCTGGTTATCCGTGACCTGCCGCTGGTAGCGAGCAACTGGCGTAACACGATGTCCCTGTCCGACTACCTGAAAGCCAACAGCGTTGTGGCAATCGCCGGTATCGACACCCGTCGCCTGACCCGCATCCTGCGTGAAAAAGGCGCACAGAACGGCTGCATCATGGCCGGCGACAACATTTCCGAAGAAGCGGCAATTGCCGCCGCGCAAGGCTTCCCTGGCCTGAAGGGCATGGATCTGGCGAAAGTCGTCAGCACCAAGGAAAAGTACGAATGGCGCTCCACTGTCTGGGATTTGAAGACTGACAGCCACGCGACCATCGAAGCGTCCGAGCTGCCATATCACGTGGTTGCCTACGACTACGGCGTCAAGCTGAACATCCTGCGCATGCTGGTCGAGCGCGGCTGCCGCGTGACCGTGGTGCCGGCGCAAACCCCGGCTGCCGACGTGCTGGCACTCAAGCCGGACGGCGTGTTCCTGTCCAACGGCCCTGGTGATCCGGAGCCATGCGACTACGCAATCAAGGCGATCAAGGAAGTGCTGGAGACCGAAATTCCGGTGTTCGGCATCTGCCTCGGTCACCAGCTGCTGGCTCTGGCCTCCGGCGCCAAGACCCTGAAAATGGGCCATGGCCACCACGGTGCCAACCACCCGGTGCAGGATCTGGACACTGGCGTCGTGATGATCACCAGCCAGAACCACGGTTTCGCGGTTGACGAAGCGACCCTGCCGGCCAACGTGCGTGCGATCCACAAATCGCTGTTCGACGGCACCCTGCAAGGCATCGAGCGCACCGACAAGAGCGCGTTCAGCTTCCAGGGTCACCCTGAGGCGAGCCCGGGCCCGAACGATGTCGCGCCACTGTTCGACCGCTTCATCAACGAGATGGCCAAGCGACGCTAA